Below is a genomic region from Fibrobacter sp. UWP2.
GGTCTTGCAAGACTTTTTCTTGGTGCCGCACATCGTCGGGAAGTCCATGGATTTGCCGCCTGTAGGCATTTTGCTGAGTCTTTCAATATGGGGTAAGTTGTTGGGATTCTTAGGGTTACTCGTTGCCATCCCCTTTACCTGCCTGTGCCTGGTGTACATTCGCAAACTTCAAGAGCGAGCCGAGGAAGCACGAGGGAGTCAGGTCGGACCTCGCCCCGAGGCTTGATTTTATAGGCGTTTAAAGAAAAATTTTTCAAAAAAAGTTTTCCACATCGCTAAAAAAAAGGTATAATATCACCATACTTAATCTTAACCTCTCAAGGAGCTATAAAATGAATAAACAAGATCTCATTGAAGCCGTTCTCGCCAACAAGGAAGCTGGCTTTGATTCCAAGGCTGCTGCTGCTCGTGCTGTTGATGCCGTTATCGACGGTATCGCTGCTGGCATCAAGAAGGACAGTGTTGTCCAGTTGATCGGCTTCGGCACTTTCACTGTGAAGACTCGCGCTGCCCGTACTGGCCGCAATCCGCAGACTGGTGCCACCATCAAGATCAAGGCCTCCAAGACCGTCGGCTTCAAGGCCGGTGCTGCTCTCAAGGCTGACGCTGCCAAGGCCAAGGCTGGCAAGAAGTAATTCTTCTTTGTAAGAGAATTAAAAAAAGGGTCGCTGCAAAGCGATCCTTTTTTTTGTGCGTTGGAACTCTTCTGTTGGAAAAGGATGGAGAAAAAAGAAAAGGCCTTGCACTTGCAAGACCTTTTCGAGTGGACGGTACAGAACTCGAATCTGTGACCTCCACCATGTCAAGGTGGCGCTCTAACCAACTGAGCTAATCGTCCATTAAAGTAGCCCAATAGTAGAAACTTGCTCTTTTTTTGTCAAGGGGTGGGCCGCAATTATCGGTCTTCTTCGGGGATCCAGTAGCGAAAACGGCCTGTAATGTGCAGGCGGGGGAGTGTGTCGGAGCAGAACCCGCTTCGGCAATCCTGCGCGTAGAGGTCCAAATTGGCGGTCCAGGTGGAATCGCTGTCCATTTCGTCAAAATGGACAGTGCTCTGGTCTGTAAATATGATGCCATGGTCGGATTTTTCGGAACTGAACCAGGAATACTGTTCTACCGTCGGGTTGTCCCCCAGGACGGGTCTGTTGACCATGATGTTGAAGGCGTCCCCTCGGTCGCTTTCCTCCACACGCGTCCTCACCAAAAAGTAATGGTGGCTGTTACGGATGAACGGTATTTCTACGTCCCTCGGCCCGAGTTCTATGGTGTAGTCCTCGGAGTCGTTGATTTTGTATTTGATAAAGCCGCCGCCTTTGACTTCCCAGCTGTCGTTGATTTCGCTGCATGCCTGCAACGAAATCAACAGCGAAAAGCCCGTGGCGAGCGCCAGGGACCATTTGGATAGGCGTTTTGTTGAAGTTGCCTCTTTAGTTGGGAACTTCTTCATTGGAGGCGGGAGGGGTGGCCGGCTTGTTGCGCGGGTCTTCCAGAATGTACAGCGGGAGTGTCGCGATTTCTTCGTCGTCGACAAAGAGACGGACCATGTATTTGTCGGGGCGCTGGATTTGCAGACGTTGCATGTTGAGTACCATGTTGACGGCTGCGGTGTCAAAACCGGGGGCGACGGGCTCCAACGGGATGTTCGATTCCATGGGAGGCACGATGGCGTGCCCGCAAATGTCCTCGATGACGAGTTTGAGCTTGTGCATGCCCGCTTCGGCGCGCTGGTAGCGAATGCGGAAAGCCGCCGAACACTGCGGGATTACAAATGGGAATTGCGCAGGGAAAGCCCTGTCGAATGCTCCGAGAATGTTCAAACGTCCGCCGATGCCGTTTGCGGTCGCCGCGTCACAGATAGATGCGATTTCGATATTCATTAATGTACCGTCCAGTTGTCAGCCACATATTTCATAACAATGGGGCCGAAGTATTTATCGTTGCCGCCTGCGTTTTCCCAGGCCAGCATGGAAATGTAGACTTTTTCGTCGTTCGAAATGGTGATGTCGGGCAAAGACCCGCGTAAGTAGTAGTTGTTATTGTTGTAGAACGTCACCTTGAAGTAGGGGAGTTCGTTTTCGCCGTGGATCTTCCACTGGGTACCGTCAAGGTGGTACACGTGCGTCTGCGCCAGGCTTACCCTGTTCTTGTCGTCAATCATGGCGTAAAGCTTGCCGGACTTTGCCGCCACGCTAACGTGGTAGGCAAGCAAGCCCTCGGCAATGGGATACTTGAACTGGTGGCTGTTGTCGAAGGCGATGCTGCTGCCGCTTACGGTGCCATGCTTGATGCAAGGACCGTAATAGTCCAGCGAACGGTTCAAGAAACCAATGTAAAGGTTGTTGTTGTCCGAGGCCATGTCAATGACGCTCATGGCTGTATCTATGGCGGCGTCCTTCTTTTGGACCGAGAGGGAGCTGTTGTACAGCACGTAATAGCCGCGGTAATGGGATGTGGTGTCGACGTAGACCACCACGAGCTTGCCGTCGCTCATGTAGGTCGCCCTGGCCTCGCGGACCTTCATGGTTCCTGTCCCGGCTTTTACAGTTGGGACACTCTGGTTGTTCCATGCGGATCCGCTCCAACGACTAATGTTTGGTTTTTTGTTGGAGTCCACAAAGGTGACGACGGGCATTTGGTTTGCCGTACAGGAAATGTCAGCCGAAAGAGCATTTGTCGATATCGCCGATCCCAGAGTTGCCCAAGCCGAAGTGCCGCCGTTAGATTTATAGACTGTGAGCGATTTGCCGGAGGTCAAGACCGCCAAGTACAAATTGCTGCCGTCATTGGCGATTTGCAGGCTGGTAATGGAATCGGTTACCGAGATGGCTGCCGTGCTGAGGTCTTTCCAGACGGAGTCGCCTTCTAGGTATTTTGTCGCGACGGTGGTGCTGGTCTTTAGGTAGGCTTCCACAGGCTTGTTGTTCAGGGTCGTGAGCACTGGCGGTGTGGTCATTTTGCTCTTTTCCAAAACAGTATCGCTTGTGGCGAGGTTCTTCCATGCTTTGCGGAAATAGACCTTACGGCAGACTTCCTCGGCGCGGTGGCGCAGGTAGAAGGCTTCAGACGGGGTCGTGGTGTTGCTGTCGCGGTAATCGAGGCAGATAGACATGGACGATTCGCGAGAACTGCGAACAAAAGCTTCGTTGAATTCGAGGGTGCTTGTGTCAAGGGTGCCGTCGCTGCGGCCTTCGTAGTAGCTGTCGTCGACGTTGGTGAATTTCCAGCGGAAACTCTGGTTGGTGGAGTCGCCGAGCGGTCCCATGGTCGAGTGCATTCCGCCCCATTCTTCGGTATAGAAGTATACAGCATCATTAGAGACAGATTCGTCGCCGCTCCACAGGAATACGGTGTCGGCGGCAGAAATGACGCCGACAGGCGGAGTGACAATAATCTTCACTTGCGTAGTGTCGCTGAAGGTCGCGCCCGTGCTGGATTCCTCTGCGGTCACAACGCAGTAAATGTCCTTGCCCGCTTCGGTGTAGCTTCCGTCTTGGTGCTTAAAGAAGCGCCTTCCGTTTTCTTTGTAACCATACTTGGATTCTTCCTTGATGAGCGTTTTGGTTTCGGCATTGTAGCATTCCCACATGTACCAACTCACGTTATCGTCGGTCCAAACTTCGTCGTTCTTGGTGGCGTTCAGGTCGAATTCCATTCCGGGGACAACGTATATGATTTCGTCGGTGACCGTGATGACGGGGCTCTCTGTCGAGAACTGGATGGACATGGTGTCGCGAGCGGTATTGCCGTCGTCGTCGGTGACGCGGACAATGCACATAAAGTTGAGCGTAGGTGCGGGTGCTGTCCATGTTGTGTTCAGGTCGCTGACTTCTCTCCACTTAGATTCGACTTCGGAGGGCGAACCGCAGCTCCATTCCTTCTTGACGATTTCGCCGTAGCCGTCGCTGGCTGTGGCGTCAAGTATTATGCTGAAACCTTCGCGGACGGTTGCCGACTCGCGGTCCACCGTGACCGACGGAGGGTCAAGCATAATGTTGATGTGGGCTGTGTCGCGGGCGGTGTTGCCGTCGTCATCAGTCACTTGGATAATGCAGAGGTAGTCGCTGTATGCAGTCGAGGGCATTTCGACACTGTACTCGGGAGTTGAGGTGGAAACATGTGAAAACTCCACCGGGCTTCCCGCGGGGGTGCATCCCCATTCGTATTTGACAATCGCCCCGTTAAGGAATGTGCTCCCGTACTGGGTGGAGTCGTGCGCATCGGCATCGAGATTGACGATATCCTTGATGGTCACGTCCGAGACGGACATCACGGTGACCCAGGGGCTTGCCTGCAACACGTTGTAAGAGGCGGTGTCGCTGGCGGTATTGCCGTCATCATCGGTGACCTGGATGGCACAGTAGTAGGTGCCTGGGGTGGAGGGCATGGTCACTGTCGTGCTGCCGGTAAAGACCTGCCATTCCATGTCAAGATAGTCTTTGATGTGATTGCAACTCTTTTCGTATTTGACGATTGTGCCCAACGTATCGCCTGCCATGAACTTGAAATCGGTTTCGTCGTTGATGGTTAGGGTTTGCTGCTTGATGTTCAGGCCCACATAGGGCTTGTCGAGAATGACCTTGAACGAGATGGTATCTGTTGCAGATTCCTCGTCGTCGTCGGTAGCCTTTACAATGCAACGGTAATTTTCCGAAGCCGTGCCGGGGAGGGTTATGTTGACGGACGTGCTTACATTCTTTTGCGGAGGATCAATCGCTTTGTTTTCGTCAAAGGCGAATATTCCTGTGCCGCTGCTGCAACCCCAGTCAATCTTGGTGATAGTCCCGAGTTTGTCGCTGGCTGTAACTTTAAGTTCTACAGTAGAGTTGATTTTTTGACGCTCGTTGGCGTCCGTCCTGACCTTGATAGTGGGAGGGTCGGCGGCAACGAAAATGACAATGGAATCTTTGCCGGTCTTGCCGTCTTGGTTGGTGATGTTTGCGCGAACGATTTTGGTTCCGGACGAAGCCCAAGAAAGGGTTCCTGTCAATTCATTGTCGGCAAGGCAGGGGGTTGTCGCTCCTCCACAGTCCCATTTGAGCGTGTAGGTCGGGTCGTTTTCGTCGGTGTTGTTCGCCATTGCTATTAGGCTAATGTCGATAGTGTCATTTTTAGAAACCGTGATGCTGTCTCGAGGCTTTTCAAAATAGACGACTGGTTCGCTTCCAAAGAATCCGAATCCGACTTTTTCGGAACGTTGACCCGACGGCGAAACGGCGACCATCTCGTAGAATACGCCGGTGGACGTGGCATCGGGCAGCTGATTCTTTTTGAGTTTCAGGGAGGCTTTGTTTTCGGTGACCTTGACTTTGAAGGTGTCGGCGCCAGCGATGTTTGTAATAAAGTAGATGGAGTCAATCGGAGGATTGGCGTTCTCTATTTTTACTTCGAACGTGAATGAGGAATCCTGGTTGATCATCCTTTTGACTTGGCCGTTTACGGTCAGTTCCATGGAGGTTGCCTGCACGGCGAAGTTGTAGCGCAATGTGTCAGATCGGTTTCCTGCGCTGTCGAGGGCAATCGCCTTGAATGTGTGGTCTCCCTCTTCAAGGCTGTCCAAATCCATAAACCAGGTCCATTTGTTCAATGCCTTGTTGTACCCGCCAAAGAAGGAAACTTCCTTTTCTTCGCCATCGAACCAGGTTCGAATTTCCTTGACCTGGGAACCGAAGTCTTGAACCTTGCCCTCGATTTTGATACTGCGCTCGTGGACAATATCTTCGTCGTTGTCCAGGCTCATCGCCGGTTTCACGGTGTCCTTAAGGGTAATCCTGTTGATGGTGATGGTCTGGCCCAATTCAATATGGCGGTAAGAGAGGCTTTCGGGGGCGTAGCCGTTGCCGCTGGTGTCGGAGGCAATCATGCGGTAACTTCCCGAGGGAACGTTTATGCTGAAGTAACCCTTGTCGTCGGTGACTGCCATGTACTTGTTGACGGAATCCTGGATCTCGATGAGGATGCCGTTGTGGTTGCTACGACCTTGGTATTGTACGAATCCGCGGAACACACCGTAGGGGTTCTTGAGGTCCACCAAAAGGAATGTGCGCGGGCGTGAAGATCCGTCTTCGTCTTTGACCTTGTCAGCAAAGACCGTGTCAAACCCGTCGGTAACCCAAACGTCCCAGTAGATTCGACCCGAGAGCCCAAGCTCGTTTTTCCCGTCAGCGGTGATTGCTACAAAGTAGGGTTCCTTGAGGTTCTCGGCGATCAGGTAGCGGTCGGTGAAGTTCGGCACGAACTCCTCGATGCTGGTGTCGCTCTGGATGGGGTTGGCTGCACGTACAAAATAGCGCAAGGAGGCTGGGTTGTCGGTGTCAGTCGCTTCGAAGTGCAGCAATAAACGCTCCTGTTCGTTTTGTGTGGAGCCGTCTTCGGGGCTAACGATCTTGAGTTTTGGAGTCTGGTTGAAATGCAGGTTTACACTGTCGAGGGTTTCGTTGTTGTCGTCATCCACGACGATGATGTAAATCTTTTGGTTCCCGATGGAATCGATTTTTTCTTTGTCGTACTTGATGGTCAACTGTAGGGAATCCCCGCCCAGTTTCTGGAACTTCCAGGATTCGGCTTTGCCTTTGCCGCTGGCGTCCAGGTCCACCTTGAGGCTCTTGATGGTGCCGAACGAGTCAATGGCTACAATGGGGAACGAAATATCACCCTTGGAGCGAGTCCACAGGGTGTCCTTGGGAACGTTTAGGTAGGGAGGCGTGTCAATAACACGCACGTACTGCCCCACACCGGCGGTGTCGCGGGCGTTGTTTCCGTCAATGGCAATAAAGAGCGGGCTGTAGACGCCCGGCTCGGTATAGACGCGCAAATGCGGCTTGGCGTTGCCGCTGTTCTCGGTAACGTAGTTGCAACCCTTGTCGGTATTGCCAAAGTAGAATTCGCAATCCTTTTTGAGGGTGTCCTTGTTGTCTTTGCTGTAAGGTTCCTCAAAGTGCCAAACGTAGCGGTAAATCTTGTCGGAGTTAAAGCGCAAAAAACCCATCAGGTAGACGGTGTCGCCCACGGTGATGGTCAAGGTGTCGTAAACCAGCACGGAGTCGGGGTGGTCCAGATTGATGATGGAGTCGGCGAAAGCCTCGGCGTCTTTAAAAGGCTCGTTGAACGCGAATATCACGGAATGGTTGTTCCTAAGGCTCACGTTCTCCTTGATGGAGGATTCCCTGGAACAGCCGGAAAGGGCCGCCAGGCAAAAAGCAAGTGCGAGGAATAAACAAATAGTTTTAATGCGCATTTCAATTCCTTTTTTGACACCAAATAACAGGGCGCCTTTTGGGAGCCCTATGGAATTAAATTTATCTTTTTCCTTGGAAAAACAAACATTATATTATTCATTATATATTCTCGTATGTATCACTTTTTGAGGTTTTTATGGAAGAAATCCCCCTTTGGTATTGGCTAATCGTGTTCTTTGCGCTGGGAGCCTGCGTCGGGAGCTTCTATAACGTGATTGTGTACCGTATGCCTCGCGGGATTTCGCTTATTAACCCGCCGAGCCACTGCCCGCTGTGCAAAAAGCATATCCCCATCCGCTACAACCTGCCCATTGTGGGGTGGCTGTGGCTTCGTGGCAAAAGCGCCTGCTGCAATCAGCCAATAAGCGTCATTTACCCCATTGGGGAGAGCCTTTGCGGCCTTTTGGGGGCGCTCTCGCTGTTTTTGGCTGTCGCGGTGGGTTACGGGTCGGTGGTTCCCGGGCTGTTTTCGGCTCCGGTTCTTGCCCCCGAGGTGTGGGCGAACGCCTTTGCCCTGTTCTGGCTGTTGCTCGGCGCCTACCCGGTCATTGCGGTGGACTGCCAATATAAGCTCATTCCCGATTCCATCTCGGTGGGCGGCATTGTGGCAGGCCTCCTGCTCTCGATTATCCCGGGGGGCATAACGCCTTTCCAGAGCCTGCTCGGGGCCGTAGCCGCCGGTGGCGGACTTTACCTGCTTGGCTGGGGCGCGACCAAGATCCTTAAAAAAGACGCCATGGGATTTGGCGATGTGAAGCTTTTGGCCGGCTATGGCGCCTTGATGGGCATCACGGGGGCCGTGGAGACGCTGATTGTCGCCGCAATCCTCGGCATCGTTGTGATGGTGCCTTATGGCAAGATTTCTGCGAACAAGGGCAACGGCTCGAGCCAGATTCCCTTTGGCCCGTTCCTTGCCGTGGCCGCCCCGTTCATGTACCTGTGGGGCGGTACGCTCTTTGAACTCTATGTCAAGTTCGTTATAGGCGAGTAACTATTCGACGCGAATCGTCTTTTGCATGTGGTAGCCGGGGGCTGTCGCCTTGAGCAGGTAGACTCCCGGGGCAAGGCCCTGGGTGCTGATTGCCTTGCTGCTGGATTCACGCACGACTTGGCCTTTGGTGTTGAGCAGGTAGGCGTGGTACCCGGGGATGGTTGCGCTCCCGAAATTCGGGTTCGCGGCAATCACGGTCGTCGAGGTGTCGTTTGTCAAGGACTTCAATGCAATTTTGTCGAGGTTCGGGCCGTCGTTGCCCCCCACGGTCGTTGCCGTCACGTAGCTGAGGCCCTCGGGGAGCGTCACCTTGATGGTCTTGGTTTGCCATGTGGTCCAGCCCCCGGTCGTTTCGAACGAGAGTTCCTGCGCCGCGGTTTTTTCGGTCTTGACCGAGAGGCTGCGGGCGGCGTTGGAGCCGTTGGCAAAGGTCAGCGTCAATTCAAATTCGCCCTCGGCATCGGCGAACACCGGGATGGAGGTCGACGAGGGGTCTCCCGCACCGAAGTTCACGTAGCCGCTGCCGCTAAAGCCCGCGTTGGTGCTTTCGAGTACGGCATTGGTGAGCGTGCCCGATTCAGCTTCGTAGTTGAGCTTGTCAATTGGCGTGAAGCTCGCGGAGAGCGTTATGTTTTTCGTGACTGTAGTTTTCCAAACGAGGGCGGAACTCGCTGCCGCGTCCCCATCCCATCCGTTGTGTTTCCATCCGTCCAGCGGTACGGCAGTAAACGTCACCTCGGTTCCCTCGGCGAGTTTTTCGCCTTCGGGTTCCTGCACAATTATGCCGCCAACGGAGGCTGTCGCCGAGATGCTGTAATAGGTGAGGTTGGCGTCTTGCACGGTCACGGCGTTGGAACTTTCGCCCAGGCCGCCCATGGCGTTGGCGGCGCGTACCGTCACCTTGGAACCTGCGGCAATGCCGCTCAGGCTAAAGCTGTTCGCGGTCACGTTGGTCTTGTACTTGCCGTCCACAAAAACAACATAGCACAGGGCGTTGGCGTCGTCGGTCCACACGAGGTTCGCTCCATTCTGCGAAATCTGGGGGGCGGCTACCTGCGCAGTTAATTTTTCGGGCGCCCAGGAGTCGGTCCCGCTCAAGACGTTGGAACGGGTGTACTTGGCGGCGTCGTTGGCGTCCCATACGGTTTTGAGGGTGGCGGTAGAGCCGTCTTTGCTGCCGTCAAAGTAGGTGCGGCGCTTGCTCACGTCTACGGCATTGCCGTTGCCGTCCTTGCTGTTGTATTCGCCAAAGACCTTGGGGGCCGAGTTCATGTTCTTTTGCCAGCCTTCGGCAATGGGCTGGGCCACCATCTTGGTGTTCAGGAACACGGTGCGGGCCGTTCCCCAGGAGCGCCCTAAGTAGAAGGTTTTGTTGAAGCTGCTGTTGGTGACCGTGATGGTAGTGTTGTTGAATACGTATCCCCAGTTGGTGTTGTTCTGGGAAGCCGTAATGTAGCCGCCCTTGCGGCGCATCACCAGGTTGGTGCCTTCGAAGAACACGTCGCCGTCACCGCAAATAAAGTCTACAGTGCCCTCGATCTGGCCGCCTTCCCAATAGGAACGACCCTTGCCGCCATTCAACTTGGTGTAGTAGGTATCCTGCGTGCTCAAGAGCTTCACGTTCTTGTACACCAGCTTGTCGCCCACGGTCATCAGTGCGTCGTGGCGGCAGGCCGACCCGCAGTTGTCTTCGTTGCCGTAGTTCGCCTTGTTGTAGAGCGTAATGTCTTGCATGTACACGTTGTTTGCACTAATCTTGAGGGTGGCCGTGACACTAATACCCTCGTTGATGGACTTGTTGAAGAGAACCGTCTTGTCGGCGCTTTGCCCCACAATCGACACGTTGGAGGTGGGGAACGTGGTCATCTGGTTCTCGTCGCCGGTGAGGCTACCGATGTCGTAATTCCCATCGGGGAAAAAGATGATGAAGTGGTTCGACTCGCTTGTGGAGGCCGACTTGGCTGCATTCATGGCAGCCTTGAAGTCTCCGTTGACGCCCACCACGAAGTCGAACTTCTTTTTGTTGATGGCGAATGCGTTTGTGGCCAAGAGGCTTGCGACGCCCAGGCAGAGGGCACCGTGAACAAAAGAGGGAATGCGATTTTCAATTTTCATTATCGTACCACCTGCAGTTTTTTATGGAAGTCGTTGCCCATGCGGGTTTCGACCAGGTATGTGCCTTGCGGAAGTTGTTTCACTTGGGTAGAGACGTTGGAGCTCAAAACTTGCACGTTTTTGACCAGCTGACCGTTAATGCTGAATACGCGGAGGTTCACTAGGGCGCAGCCCCCTTGCAGGTCGGGGACTGCGGCAAATGCGGTGGTGCCGCTCGAGCTGGACTCGATGTCGCTTGAACTTGAGAAGGAGGGAACATCGCTGCTCGACGATTGCGGAACAGAACTGCTCGACGCTGGGGTGCTGCTACTGCTGCTGGAAGAGATGCCTATGGCGGCGATGGCCGAGAGGTAGGCCGATTCTGCGCTCAAGAGGGCGCTGCCATAGTCGCCAGCCCACTGGTAGCCTGTGCGGCGTTCCTCGGAAATCTTCATGATGTCTTGGGTCTTGGTGCTCTCGCCTTCGCGGTCGCAGAAGAAGTAGTTGTCGTTGTTCACTTCGTAAAAACGGTACCACATGGAGGCGCCCTGGGATTCCACGAAGTTCCCTTTGCTGAACTTAAGGTCACTCACCTTGTTCTTCTTGTACCAGGCAAGGGCCCCTTTGATAGACGCTTGCACGCTGGCGTTTTGGTCGGGCCAGACCATCAAAAACCACACGGCGCCCGCCGATTCACTTCCAGACTTACTGGCAAGCTCGTAGGCACGCGCCCCGACGGGTTTCATGCTGCTGGTATCGTGCTGGGCGCACCACACCGTAGGGGCTCCGTTGTTCACGATCTGAGCCTTGATTAAAAAGTCCACCGCTTTCTCGAGTGAAGCCTTCATTTTGCTCCGGGTCGCGTCGTCGATGATGTCGCTATCGAAGGGCGATGTCTTGTTCGCGATATCCATCATGGTCACCATGGCGCGTATCATGGCGTTGTCGTTGAGCGTAATCTGGTCGCTGTAGTTGCCGCGCTTGGGCCACACCTGCGGAAGCCCGCCTTTGGAGCGCTGCATCGTAAGCAAAAAATTCACGGCCTTGTTGAAACTCGTCTTGAAGGCCGCCTTGTAGTTCGAGTTAGTCGTTTCCTTGTACCGGATGGCCAGCAGGCGCATTTCCTGGATGGTCGCGTTGTTGTCGATGGTCGCGAGGTCGCCGCCGTCCTTGGCGCGCCATTCTGACTTTTGCCCGCTGGAATAGGCGCTCTTGTACTTGTCGGCCATCGCCTTGTAGAAACCGCCGTTGCTGATCTGCCACGTGGTCATATTGTAGGTGTACTGGTCGATATCCATGCCCTCGGCCGCCTTCGTAAGTTCCGAGTAGCCGCGGTAGTTGTTGATTTTCGATACTGCTGTGGAGGGCGGTGAGTATGTTGCCGCCAAGGCCACTGTTGCACCCGCTAAAACGGGGACTGCCAAACCAATTAATCCCATATATCACTCCTTTTGTATGCCTAAAATATATTCTTTAAGCCCTGGGGTAGCCCTTGGACAACGAAAAATGTCCACTCCTTTGTTGAGGAATGGACAACAAATGCCCGCTTTTGGCGCGGTTTCACTTCTTTTTCTTGTTTTTGCCCGGAGGGCTTGGCATAAACGGGCTGGTCGCCGCGCCTTTCGGTGCGGCGGTGTTTGCGAGGGATTCTTGGCTTACTACCACGGAGTCACCCACCGAGAGCCCCTTCAATACTTGCACGTTCACGCCGTCGTTGAGGCCGGTCTTGACGGGGCGCGAGGCCGCCTTGCCGTTGATGTTTATCCAAACGCGGTCGCCCTTGAGCCCCGCCGGTCGTGGCATGTCCTTGGGGTCTACCATCGGGGTGCCCTCGGCGGGGCTGAACTTGAGCGCCTTCACGGGGACCATGATGGCGTCTTCGACCTTTTGCGTCACAATGGTGCAGGTAGCGGTCATGCCGGGGAGCAGCTTTTGCTCGGGGTTCTCGGCGGTGATCACGACGGTGTAGGTGACCACGTTGCTCGTGGTAGTGGGGTTCAGGCGCACTTCCTGCACGGAGCCAGAAAACGTCTCTCCCTGGAACGCGTCCACGGTGAATTCCACCTGCTGGCCTGCCTTCACCTGCCCGATGTCGGCCTCGTCCACGTCGGCCATCACCTTCATTTGGCTGAGGTCCTTGGCGATGATGAATAGCGTGGGGGCACTCATCGAGGCGGCGACCGTCTGGCCCACATCCACCGAGCGTTCTAGCACCACGCCGTCGATTGGGCTCTTGATGGTGGCGTAGCTCAGGTTGAGCTTCGCCTGCGAGACTTCGTTTTTGCTGCGGTCCACCGCCAGCTTGGCGGAATTCAAGTTGTATTCGGCGGTTTCCAGGTCAACGGCGCTCGCGCTGTTGCTCTCGGCGAGCTTTTTTATGCGGTCGTAGGTGCTTTGCTTGTACTCCAGGTCGATTTTGGCGCTTTTGTAGGCAAGTTCCACCTGGTCCAGGGTGGCCTTGAGCTTGGACTTGTCGAGTTCGGCGATGACCTGTCCCTTTTTGACCTTGGAGTTGAAGTCCACATGGATCTTGGCGATGTCGCCCGAGACCTGCGTGCCCACTTCCACCTGGTCCACGGGCTCGAGCGAGCCGGTTGCCGAAATGGTGGTGGCGATGGTCCCCTGCGTGACCTTGGCGCTCACGAGGGCTCCGATGGAGTCAGGTTTGGCGTTTTTAAAGAAAAAAGCCTTAACGCCGAGGGCTACACCAGCGACAATGGCGAGGACGATGACGATTTTCAAAAGCTTTTTCATAGGAACCTGCGCGACAAATATACCTTTTTTGAATGATTTTCCCCCTTTAGATGCATGGGAATGCGTTCTGGTTGCACTTTTCTTAGTGTTGGTTATGGCGCATATTGCTAGGTGTGCCTTTTGTCTGCTGTTCCGTGGAGACTGGTTCGGAATCTTTTAGAGACGGTCGGGCGGCAAAGTTGTTAAATTGAAGGCATGACCCGCATCTTAAAAAAAGACGACAGCA
It encodes:
- a CDS encoding HU family DNA-binding protein, with product MNKQDLIEAVLANKEAGFDSKAAAARAVDAVIDGIAAGIKKDSVVQLIGFGTFTVKTRAARTGRNPQTGATIKIKASKTVGFKAGAALKADAAKAKAGKK
- a CDS encoding carboxypeptidase-like regulatory domain-containing protein yields the protein MRIKTICLFLALAFCLAALSGCSRESSIKENVSLRNNHSVIFAFNEPFKDAEAFADSIINLDHPDSVLVYDTLTITVGDTVYLMGFLRFNSDKIYRYVWHFEEPYSKDNKDTLKKDCEFYFGNTDKGCNYVTENSGNAKPHLRVYTEPGVYSPLFIAIDGNNARDTAGVGQYVRVIDTPPYLNVPKDTLWTRSKGDISFPIVAIDSFGTIKSLKVDLDASGKGKAESWKFQKLGGDSLQLTIKYDKEKIDSIGNQKIYIIVVDDDNNETLDSVNLHFNQTPKLKIVSPEDGSTQNEQERLLLHFEATDTDNPASLRYFVRAANPIQSDTSIEEFVPNFTDRYLIAENLKEPYFVAITADGKNELGLSGRIYWDVWVTDGFDTVFADKVKDEDGSSRPRTFLLVDLKNPYGVFRGFVQYQGRSNHNGILIEIQDSVNKYMAVTDDKGYFSINVPSGSYRMIASDTSGNGYAPESLSYRHIELGQTITINRITLKDTVKPAMSLDNDEDIVHERSIKIEGKVQDFGSQVKEIRTWFDGEEKEVSFFGGYNKALNKWTWFMDLDSLEEGDHTFKAIALDSAGNRSDTLRYNFAVQATSMELTVNGQVKRMINQDSSFTFEVKIENANPPIDSIYFITNIAGADTFKVKVTENKASLKLKKNQLPDATSTGVFYEMVAVSPSGQRSEKVGFGFFGSEPVVYFEKPRDSITVSKNDTIDISLIAMANNTDENDPTYTLKWDCGGATTPCLADNELTGTLSWASSGTKIVRANITNQDGKTGKDSIVIFVAADPPTIKVRTDANERQKINSTVELKVTASDKLGTITKIDWGCSSGTGIFAFDENKAIDPPQKNVSTSVNITLPGTASENYRCIVKATDDDEESATDTISFKVILDKPYVGLNIKQQTLTINDETDFKFMAGDTLGTIVKYEKSCNHIKDYLDMEWQVFTGSTTVTMPSTPGTYYCAIQVTDDDGNTASDTASYNVLQASPWVTVMSVSDVTIKDIVNLDADAHDSTQYGSTFLNGAIVKYEWGCTPAGSPVEFSHVSTSTPEYSVEMPSTAYSDYLCIIQVTDDDGNTARDTAHINIMLDPPSVTVDRESATVREGFSIILDATASDGYGEIVKKEWSCGSPSEVESKWREVSDLNTTWTAPAPTLNFMCIVRVTDDDGNTARDTMSIQFSTESPVITVTDEIIYVVPGMEFDLNATKNDEVWTDDNVSWYMWECYNAETKTLIKEESKYGYKENGRRFFKHQDGSYTEAGKDIYCVVTAEESSTGATFSDTTQVKIIVTPPVGVISAADTVFLWSGDESVSNDAVYFYTEEWGGMHSTMGPLGDSTNQSFRWKFTNVDDSYYEGRSDGTLDTSTLEFNEAFVRSSRESSMSICLDYRDSNTTTPSEAFYLRHRAEEVCRKVYFRKAWKNLATSDTVLEKSKMTTPPVLTTLNNKPVEAYLKTSTTVATKYLEGDSVWKDLSTAAISVTDSITSLQIANDGSNLYLAVLTSGKSLTVYKSNGGTSAWATLGSAISTNALSADISCTANQMPVVTFVDSNKKPNISRWSGSAWNNQSVPTVKAGTGTMKVREARATYMSDGKLVVVYVDTTSHYRGYYVLYNSSLSVQKKDAAIDTAMSVIDMASDNNNLYIGFLNRSLDYYGPCIKHGTVSGSSIAFDNSHQFKYPIAEGLLAYHVSVAAKSGKLYAMIDDKNRVSLAQTHVYHLDGTQWKIHGENELPYFKVTFYNNNNYYLRGSLPDITISNDEKVYISMLAWENAGGNDKYFGPIVMKYVADNWTVH
- a CDS encoding A24 family peptidase encodes the protein MEEIPLWYWLIVFFALGACVGSFYNVIVYRMPRGISLINPPSHCPLCKKHIPIRYNLPIVGWLWLRGKSACCNQPISVIYPIGESLCGLLGALSLFLAVAVGYGSVVPGLFSAPVLAPEVWANAFALFWLLLGAYPVIAVDCQYKLIPDSISVGGIVAGLLLSIIPGGITPFQSLLGAVAAGGGLYLLGWGATKILKKDAMGFGDVKLLAGYGALMGITGAVETLIVAAILGIVVMVPYGKISANKGNGSSQIPFGPFLAVAAPFMYLWGGTLFELYVKFVIGE